A region of Candidatus Poribacteria bacterium DNA encodes the following proteins:
- a CDS encoding endonuclease III produces the protein MELQQKAEIISDALEVLFGVPTRDGAEDVLESLILTILSQNTTDVSRDKGYTRLKERFPTWEDVLHADVKAVEAAIRVVGLGEQKSNTIKNFLTWLQAEHGELSLEFMHNMETEEALEFLCQHKGIGIKTASVTLSFACGREVFPVDTHILRISKRLGLIPPNCSAEKAHQLLPPIVPEGKAYPFHINLIYFGRQICDARKPLCERCPLTQHCLYFKDNL, from the coding sequence TTGGAACTACAGCAGAAAGCAGAAATTATATCAGACGCACTTGAGGTGTTATTCGGTGTGCCGACTCGCGACGGGGCAGAAGATGTGCTGGAAAGTCTCATCCTAACAATCCTGTCGCAGAATACGACAGATGTCAGCCGCGACAAAGGCTATACTCGGCTCAAAGAACGCTTCCCGACATGGGAGGATGTGCTACACGCCGATGTTAAGGCGGTAGAGGCAGCGATAAGGGTCGTCGGACTGGGAGAACAGAAAAGCAACACTATCAAAAATTTCCTCACATGGCTCCAAGCCGAACACGGCGAACTCTCATTGGAATTCATGCACAATATGGAAACGGAGGAAGCATTAGAATTCCTGTGTCAACACAAAGGCATCGGTATCAAAACGGCTTCCGTTACACTCTCCTTCGCGTGCGGCCGGGAGGTCTTCCCAGTTGATACACACATCCTGCGCATCTCCAAACGTCTCGGACTGATTCCACCGAATTGCAGCGCGGAAAAGGCACATCAACTGTTACCACCGATTGTGCCGGAGGGAAAGGCGTATCCATTCCATATAAACCTGATTTATTTCGGTAGACAAATTTGTGATGCCCGAAAGCCGTTATGCGAACGGTGTCCATTGACGCAGCACTGCCTTTACTTTAAAGATAACTTGTAG